One window of Oryza brachyantha chromosome 12, ObraRS2, whole genome shotgun sequence genomic DNA carries:
- the LOC102700391 gene encoding AT-hook motif nuclear-localized protein 7 has protein sequence MEGRREGIAVASGHGAAAAAAAAAGFGLFISGADVSPMAEAQEAAAEGYHRSSPSSPSTSPSTPSPRPAAAGHGGRGDGAAATAAAWGLAGEKTTPREAGGDSGVRVSGRHGEHASLSSSGRRRGRPRGSGRRQILSTLGEWYAVSAGGSFTPHVIVVATGEDVAARIMSFSQKGPRSVCILSANGTISSVALNQPGSSGSTFSYEGQFEILQLTGSFTIAKEGGRRRTGGLSVSLAGPDGRVVGGVVAGMLRAASPIQVIVGSFLPNSLKQHQRRMGLHQQPSAAPALPAPMAPPAVLTAAMPISQAAPGNNGCHSPQVSSMPTQSHAGVEHSWAASGAMNLNISSSSTGFSMAGWPRSSQSMRHRPSPDINVCLTPQE, from the exons ATGGAGGGAAGAAGGGAGGGCATTGCTGTGGCCAGCGGCcatggagcagcagcagcagcagcagcagcagcaggcttCGGCCTGTTCATCAGCGGAGCAGACGTGTCGCCCATGGCTGAAGCACAAGAAGCAGCGGCGGAAGGGTACCACCGGTCTtccccctcctcgccgtcgacgtcccCCAGTACTCCCTCACCTCGTCCAGCCGCAGCTGGCCATGGAGGACGcggggacggcgccgccgcaacggcagCCGCGTGGGGTCTCGCCGGCGAGAAGACGACGCCGCGCGAGGCTGGAGGGGACAGCGGCGTGCGGGTGTCAGGCCGCCACGGTGAGCACGCGAGCTTGAGCTCCTCCGGACGGCGTCGTGGACGGCCAAGAGGGTCCGGGAGGCGCCAGATCCTATCCACTCTAG GGGAATGGTATGCTGTGTCAGCTGGAGGGAGCTTCACGCCTCATGTCATCGTTGTTGCTACAGGGGAG GATGTAGCAGCGCGCATAATGTCCTTCTCCCAGAAGGGCCCACGCTCGGTTTGCATCCTCTCTGCCAATGGCACCATCTCAAGTGTAGCATTGAACCAACCTGGATCATCCGGTAGCACCTTCTCCTACGAG GGCCAGTTTGAGATTCTGCAACTGACTGGCTCCTTCACAATAGCGAAGGAAGGTGGTCGGAGGAGAACCGGTGGGCTCAGTGTCTCACTTGCTGGCCCTGACGGCCGTGTCGTTGGCGGTGTAGTAGCCGGGATGCTGCGTGCTGCCAGCCCTATTCAG GTGATTGTGGGGAGCTTCTTGCCCAACAGCCTGAAGCAGCATCAGAGAAGAATGGGCCTACATCAACAACCCTCTGCTGCGCCAGCATTGCCAGCACCTATGGCTCCTCCCGCTGTGCTCACAGCCGCAATGCCCATTTCTCAGGCAGCTCCTGGCAACAATGGCTGCCATTCGCCACAGGTTTCATCCATGCCTACACAGTCCCATGCTGGTGTGGAGCACAGCTGGGCAGCTAGTGGTGCCATGAACCTGAACATCTCAAGCTCCAGTACAGGTTTCAGCATGGCTGGGTGGCCTAGAAGCTCGCAGTCCATGAGGCACAGGCCTTCACCTGACATCAATGTCTGCTTGACTCCTCAAGAGTAG
- the LOC102703259 gene encoding DEAD-box ATP-dependent RNA helicase 52B, with protein sequence MAKGDDALARKRSRVRRKRMRSSENAVSARVAGIIASKRRRKSGKRRGCEGMCFSLPTPEDPFNDRHGKKRKGDDDDDDVDGPAGDASAKKKNKKDSIAKKKPARDAAANGKSKPLPETEREKDGAEYDRPSKFLVVCLNAIRDAAASEDGGGGGIHDTGSWGVELWNCCSAAPPTDVLDTSGLCATREQTAWLVSTACDIVARKEKLGVVVSCPFLLYLVPSQENAVQVRSICKPLKSLGIHSVSLHPGASIEHQMSGLKSCEPEFLISTPERLLELVALKAIDISGVSMLVIDGLKCFMDLNAGDKLCSIRDAILSSPQITIFSDPSDRSVAALATKLLHGRKIRRLCTNDSVTSRSAFVTQKIHICPRKDQKAPKVKQILEQILTNHAKKTAKVLLVAASNHEAQHLSSSLKLQNCTVTDDSHDNSFTICSSVGLINVLVKDWESMTATNFEDFDTVLVADLPPSVDEYTDVLTGASRHVVVGEVHCIFSSADAPLAKPLSQVLTSCGQVVPEFLRKLASS encoded by the exons ATggcgaagggcgacgacgcgtTGGCGCGGAAGCGCAGCAGGGTGCGGCGGAAGCGGATGCGCAGCAGCGAGAACGCCGTGTCGGCCCGCGTCGCCGGCATCATCGCCTCCAAGCGCCGCCGCAAGTCCGGCAAGCGGCGCGGCTGCGAGGGCATGTGCTTCTCCCTCCCCACCCCCGAGGACCCCTTCAACGACCGCCACGGGAAGAAGcggaagggcgacgacgacgacgacgacgtcgacgggCCCGCCGGAGATGCCTCcgccaagaagaagaataagAAGGACTCCATCGCCAAGAAGAAGCCGGCGAGGGACGCCGCCGCGAACGGCAAGTCCAAGCCGTTGCCTGAGACTGAGAGGGAGAAGGACGGTGCGGAGTACGACCGGCCGTCCAAGTTCCTGGTGGTCTGCCTCAACGCCATCCGAGACGCTGCGGCGtccgaggacggcggcggcggcggcatccacGACACCGGCTCCTGGGGCGTGGAGCTCTGGAATTgctgctcggcggcgccgcctaCGGATGTGCTCGACACCAGCGGCCTATGCGCTACCCGGGAGCAGACAGCTTGGCTCGTCTCCACGGCCTGCGACATCGTCGCCAGGAAGGAGAAGCTCGGGGTGGTCGTCTCTTGCCCCTTCCTACTCTACCTTGTCCCCTCCCAGGAAAATGCCGTACAA GTGCGTTCGATTTGCAAGCCTCTGAAGAGTCTTGGTATTCATTCGGTCAGCCTGCATCCTGGCGCTTCCATTGAACACCAGATGTCTGG ATTAAAGAGTTGTGAGCCAGAGTTTCTTATATCCACACCAGAGAGGCTGCTTGAACTTGTGGCTTTAAAGGCGATTGACATATCAGGCGTATCGATGTTG GTCATTGATGGTTTGAAGTGTTTCATGGACCTCAATGCCGGTGACAAGCTTTGTTCTATTAGGGATGCCATATTGAGCAGTCCTCAAATAACTATATTCAGTGACCCATCTGACCGAAGTGTAGCTGCACTGGCAACGAAACTGCTCCACGGAAGAAAGATCAGGAGGCTTTGTACAAATGACTCCGTTACTTCTCGAAGTGCATTTGTAACACAAAAGATACACATATGCCCAAGAAAGGACCAAAAGGCACCTAAG GTGAAGCAAATTCTTGaacaaattttaactaatCATGCTAAAAAGACTGCAAAGGTCCTGCTGGTAGCTGCAAGTAATCACGAAGCACAACATCTATCATCGTCCCTGAAATTGCAAAATTGTACCGTGACTGATGACTCGCATGACAACTCTTTTACCATATGCAGCAG CGTCGGGTTGATTAATGTCCTTGTGAAAGACTGGGAGAGCATGACAGCGACAAATTTTGAGGACTTTGACACTGTGTTGGTTGCGGACTTGCCTCCTTCAGTTGACGAATACACTGATGTCCTTACTGGTGCAAGCCGTCATGTGGTTGTGGGAGAGGTGCATTGCATCTTTTCTAGCGCCGATGCTCCTCTTGCAAAACCCTTGTCACAGGTTCTCACAAGCTGTGGTCAGGTGGTGCCTGAATTTCTCAGAAAACTGGCATCCTCATAG